The DNA sequence GCACAGAGAAAAAATATGCTGGGGTCGATCTATGATTGTTTGAAAGAGCAAATTCATTCCTTGACAGTTGTAGGGTGTGTGTACGTCTATATGCATGCTTGAGCCCCACCCTTTGGTTTCCTTCTCTTATAACCTTTAATTATGTGAAGTTTGCTGACACATGTGAAGCAGCTTCCTGCACCAGACAAGCTGCCCACCCTTTCAGTTGTCTAAAAATAGGAAAAGTTCCTCTTTGATGAGCACCTTTGTATGCAATGCATAGACATCAGTGCCCCCTGCTGGCCTAGTGATAGGATAGTCAAGCCTCTGGCAAAGTATTGTGATGTCCATTGAAGATCGAACCCTTATGCATTGATAAAAATTGCTGCACATATCAGATTCATAGGAGTTGCTTTATAGGATCCCATCCCACTTCATTAGATCCTTTGCAATAACCTATCTCTGTAGAGTTTTTTCTTCCTTTAGTTGGAAATATCTTGCATTTTTGGGCACTGTCAAAGCAATAAGGGTCAGATCAATGGCAGTTTGCTGGCCCTGCTAGGCTTAAAGATTGATTATTTCTAGATAGTACTAGAAGTCAAGGAACAGTTGCTTCACAAATCAAACCTAATACAGGGGGCCAAAAGGAAGAGGAATTCTTGTTACAATCTCCCTCATCACAAATCCCTCAGGAGATCTACCTCTTTGACAAATTCTCTAGAAAGAGGCTTTATTTTGTGGAACATAATTTAGAGACACAAAGAACTGTTTTCCAAACCAGGACTAGAAATACATTGTGCCATCTGTGTGTGTGCCACTGTGCAGTGATCAGAATCAATGTGATCACAATCAGTAAAATAATGTATCTAAAACAGGATCTTCTTTAATGGGTCTGCCCCAGGCTGCTTGCCCCATCACTTGGAAGGAGCCTCATGAGTAAAACACCACTTGGTATTTACAAGCCAGCATTGGCTCAAAGAACCTACAGTAATGTCAGCTTGCACTGCAACAATGGAACAGTGTGTTTAGTGTTTGAAACATTACTATAACAAGGTGGATGATTTATTTAGAAGCAATAAAGTTGTTGCAGAAAGGAGAGAGGCACCCTGTTGGATACCATTTTGCCATTTTGAAGCACAAAACCACTATTTTCCCTCAAATACTTGGAAACACATTTTTTGGGGGGTACAGTCCTAAACACTTAGCAGCAAGTACATCCCATTGGACAATGTGGGCCAATTCTGTTATTctgtcattaagccatttctgtccaacgttgcatatacgcaacaggcaccaaatgtatacacctgtgggctgggcagaaatgggttaatacagTATTGTACAGTACTTTGGTCTTATGTGACCACATCCTTCAGCTATGACACATTTTTGACTATATCTCTGTGCTCACCTGGAAAATTAGGACAAGATTCCCCCCCCTTGCTTTATAGGTGGTAGAAAAGCAAGGTGCAGAGAGtttatgaatttttttccttGTGGCTTGCAGCAGAAACTGTGATGGGGGATTTAGCTCTCTCCACCTGTTCTTTATACTTGTGCAGCTGCATCCTGAAAGTGCTTTTCCCAATGTCATTGCCATTTTAGTGCTTGGCAAGAATTACGATGCAGTGAAAGCAGAAAAATCACAGAGGACTTAACACTAGAAGGGGCAGGACAAGACACCTGTGTGTACGTAACCTTTTCCTAACAGGTTCCTAGCTGGTTTGGTAGCTGACTTTCAGCGGAAAAGGGGTGCAGGGTGataaacccccctcccctgcttccccaAGCCATCACTCTAAACCAAAGCTTCATCTGCAGCTGCTTTTCACACTCATTTAATGAACTGGGAGAACTAATTATggatctcacagcccaatcctaggcatgtctactttgaagttctattagttagtggggcttacgcctaggaaagcatggataggattgcagcatcaatcTCATTTTGTTTGGCCTACAAATGTTGTGCATATATGCCTGTAGCAGCCTTAAATGGTAGCTGTGAAATCCACAGATTGCCCTGTTAGAGacttaaccctcccccccccatctcgtTAAGTTCTACTAGCTTGGTTATTGTGGATTTGAGAGAAACATGACATTGTTCATTCACCAAATGAGCACTGAgcttgtgcgggggggggggggatgtgaccaCACACTCCTCAAAAGGAAGAAGGCCCATGGAGGATGCAGTTCTCTCCCTACGCTCCAAAAAGCAGTAAGCCAGTTGTTACATCCTTTCAGAAACAAGAGCACGTGACTAGTTGAATCTTTGAGGGGGGGGAACTACATCTGGTGTAGCAGCCTGCTATTCTTTCTGCCATTCTTACACCATACTTTCCAAGTTCTCTTTAGAGAGGTCCTCAGCTGCTTCTCCAGTGTGGCTGGCTCCCAGTATGTAGATACCTTGGTAATCTTTGAGCCATTTCACCACCTCCAGGTGGTTAAATTGGATAGCATCATTAAAGGCAATGTTTCCCCACCTGTAGAGAGGACAAGACATGAAGTTGTCTACTATCTATTACAGTACTAGACAGTACTAGCCATGAGTCACCTAAAGGATGAGGGATAATGAGAGATGACAGAAAGCCCTCCCCACATCAGCCCCAAATGGATTAACccactattttaaaaatgtgtaagcTTCCTCTCCAATGCTTGCAGTACCTAACAATTTTTGAGCTATACAAGCAAGACAATGGGCAAGCAAGCAGAGAGGTATATCAAAGTAGGAGCTTATGGAACAAATACTGCTAGGTTATTCAGGCACAGTAAACCATGCTACAGAGGAAGatgacttccagcccaatcctatccacactttcctgggagtaagccccactgactctaatgggacttacttctgagtagacatgcataggattgggctgtctctgTCTCATCCCCATTAGCCAGTTTGGCCCATCAAAATACTGGTAATGAAAAGAAGGAAACACAACAAATTCTCTTAAAAAGCCCTGGTTTGTTTGCTTGCCATTTACTCTTGAATATATCCAAGAGAAAATCTTTGAACTTTGCCCTTTCCTACTGAATCATAAGGTGGCACTCCTAACATATAAACGTGTTTTCAAAAATGGAGTTTGAGGAATGTTTTCCAAAAAGCAACTCACCTGGAAGTACAAGTCAAGGGCTGCCATCGTGTCCGCACCCTGAGGAAAACACTGGATGAAAAGAGAACAATGCCACATCAGACACTGGCAAGGATGGATGGGTAATTCCAATCCCAGTTTAGAAATCTCATCAAGTGACCCGAGACGGACCTGTTTTCTGAAACaatctttctccctcccttcccttgttACCTTTTTATCCTTGATATAGTATCCAATAGCATAATTCCGGTCTCCTGATTCGTTCTCTGACTGAAACCTACAAACAGACATACAACTTCATGATCTTCCAGGCTCAGGATGCCCAGTTTGAATCAAATGCCTCATTTCTAGAATGATCTTTCCACTGAAAAATGGTTGTTTCCTGTTCTACATGCAGCACTGATCTCATTCACAGTTCAAAACCAATCACATTACAAGCAAAATAGCTCTCTTCTGAAAGTTATGTAGAATGGTGACTCCCTACTGGTCTTACCTGATGGGATGGCTGTGAAATGTATTAAGTCATGAATATTAAAACATCTACAGCACCTGTTGATATAAAAATGCTTCTTTATTTCTACTATTTTCACAACCATTCTGGCAGccgaatcctaggcatgtctactgagaaataagttccaactgagttcagtgaggcttactaccacacaagtgtgtataggactgcagccttagagattcagggcagggcccaatcctaagctccctcagccagtgctgggtttcgcaaacatgccataaggcatgtttgcagcacccagagaggagggaccACTAGCACTGGGCTACTGAGAGCTCTGTTCCTCTCACCTTCCTCATTGAAAGACAGCTTGTTATAGGGTAGCCTGCTGGGCTCTTTGCCCACATACTGATGCACTCGTTCAGTACCCAGTTCACTGACAGAGTCAATGCCCAGCATACTTCAAAGGCCTGACACATGACTGAAGGCAGAAGGGGATCTTGGCGTGGCCCATGGAGTGCCTGGAGAAGACGGACAAAGAGAGAATGAAGAGAGGAGGCCCCACCTCACCACCCCTTCAGCCACCCAGTGACAAAACTCTACAGCAGGTGGCCAACCATTTTGGCAAGAGTGCTACGTGTAAAGTCCCACATAGGAGATGGTGCTACTGTAGTGTACACTACAAGCAGTTGAAACGCTTCCCATGGCTTGTGTTATTTTTGCCTAGAGTCTATGGATCAGGCAGCAGCAGTGTGGTGGGCAGGAGTGCCAGCCTGAAGACTCCAAACCCCACCCTGGAGGCCACATCTAGCCCACAGGAGGATTTGATGTGGCCCACGGCATGTGGTGAGGAAGTTTGACTGTTCCAGCCTGAAGTAACCTGCTGACGGGCCGGGAGTGCAAAGCCTTGTGCGGAGAGATGCTTCTGCTGAAAAGGCTTCCCTGAAGATAGCCCCAGAAGGCTGAGAgcttatgtgtgtgtgcatgcacgtgCATGGTTCCAGATACATTCAATACCCTGATAAAACtgctgtgcaagcagtcccttgggctgaaaagtttggtgacccctgATGTAGTCAAATGCAAAGGAGTAGGGTCTCTTCCTAATCCTGTCCATGGCACTCAGTAGGGCTCATTCTGAGGAAGTGTCCCTAGTGCAAAAGTGTCCCTCAGTCCCAGCCTTAAGTGCAAAACACACATAGTTTTTGAGAAGGAATTTTGTGACTAAAATGAAGGTAAAAATTCTAGTCAGTCTTCAATTAAAATTGTGAACCACCCAAAGATACACTGCCTTTCAACATGCACCCTTGCCTCTCCAGGAAGGGCACTGCCTCTCTAGGAATGTCAAGGATATATACCCAACCAAGTTGTTCTTCACAAGTTTGGCACCCTTGATTTCCTATCCCTTCATTTTCAGTCTCACTTTTAAAAAACTCATGTCCCATCTGCTCACCGCTGTCCATCCACTGTGCAAAGAGAAACACcccaaatgaacataagaacataagaacagccccactggatcaggccataggcccatctagtccagcttcctgtatctcacagcggcccaccaaatgccccagggagcataccagataacaagagacttcatcctggtgccctcccttgcatctggcattctgacataacccatttctaaaatcaggaggttgcgcatacacatcatggcttgtaccccataatggatttttcctccagaaactcgtccaatccccttttaaaggcgtctaggctagacgccagcaccacatcctgtggcaaggagttccacagaccgaccacgcgctgagtaaagaaatattttcttttgtctgtcctaacccgcccaacactcaattttagtggatgtcccctggttctggtattatgtgagagtgtaaagagcatctccctatccactctgtccatcccctgcataattttgtatgtctcaatcatgtcccccctcaagcgtctcttttctaggctgaagaggcccaaacgccgtagcctttcctcataaggaaggtgccccagccccgtaatcatcttagtcgctctcttttgcaccttttccatttccactatgtcttttttgagatgcggcgaccagaactggacacaatactccaggtgtggccttaccataaatttgtacaacggcattataatactaaccgttttgttctcaatacccttcctaatgatcccaagcatagaattggccttcttcactgccgccgcacattgggtcgacactttcatcgacctgtccaccaccaccccaagatctctctcctgat is a window from the Tiliqua scincoides isolate rTilSci1 chromosome 2, rTilSci1.hap2, whole genome shotgun sequence genome containing:
- the GLS2 gene encoding LOW QUALITY PROTEIN: glutaminase liver isoform, mitochondrial (The sequence of the model RefSeq protein was modified relative to this genomic sequence to represent the inferred CDS: deleted 1 base in 1 codon; substituted 2 bases at 2 genomic stop codons), with protein sequence MRSIRVVPGVLQPPEMLCQWRRGTGHRLEAALPLEKFCLDLSENGMLPRLGDLLFYTVDEGQEYISIHKFTSALRGTGLWTSDPCLPDFMTLMQKVAQEPSTGEMLDXDLFWRCVSSNIVLLTQAFRKKFVIPNLQKFTTHVEQIFESTKGFMKGKVGXTSNYIPQLAKCNPAIWGVSLCTVDGQRHSMGHAKIPFCLQSCVRPLKYAGHDSVSELGTERVHQYVGKEPSRLPYNKLSFNEEGERNRALSSPVLVVPPLWSENESGDRNYAIGYYIKDKKCFPQGADTMAALDLYFQVSCFLENIPQTPFLKTRLYIVDNFMSCPLYRWGNIAFNDAIQFNHLEVVKWLKDYQGIYILGASHTGEAAEDLSKENLESMV